From one Candidatus Zymogenus saltonus genomic stretch:
- a CDS encoding RNA-binding protein, protein MQGKKLFVGNLKYSVTAGELEDLFSKYGEVVEAKVIEGRGFGFVEMSDQSEAEKAKEELNGTDFVGRTLNIDEARPPRSRDRGRNNQRY, encoded by the coding sequence ATGCAAGGAAAGAAGCTTTTTGTGGGTAACCTCAAGTACTCGGTGACGGCGGGTGAGCTCGAAGACCTGTTCTCCAAATACGGAGAGGTGGTCGAGGCCAAGGTCATCGAGGGAAGGGGATTCGGGTTCGTCGAGATGTCAGACCAGTCCGAGGCGGAAAAGGCGAAGGAGGAATTGAACGGGACGGACTTCGTCGGACGTACCTTGAACATCGATGAAGCCAGACCCCCCAGAAGCAGGGACCGGGGAAGAAACAACCAGAGGTACTAA
- a CDS encoding 4Fe-4S binding protein produces the protein MDDVYRRLAKRLDELPNGFPETESGVELRILKKIFSPEEAETALLLSPLPETAEAIAGRLDKPASKMRDILDDMAKRGQIGSFTLFGQQMYMLIAFVPGIYDFQVYRMDREFVDLYDEYESAFLKGTGSHRPAVARVVPINDNIEVESRVQLYEDVRKIVEKSSSFLLVDCICRKERAMLGLGCDHTIRVCLYVSIEKNAYDYFSIGGEVISKEEALDILKDAEEEGLVHMTYYNVQKGHSVICNCCTCCCHSFRGAINYGAPHMFMKSNFIAAIDKESCTACGTCAEERCPVVAIVKDGDSYRVMEDKCIGCGLCAVTCPADSISLVEREEAERDEPPKNFIEWNISRAKSRGIELKLK, from the coding sequence ATGGACGATGTCTACAGACGTCTGGCAAAGAGGCTGGATGAGCTGCCTAACGGCTTTCCGGAGACCGAGAGCGGCGTCGAGCTTAGGATCCTCAAAAAGATATTCTCCCCGGAGGAAGCGGAGACCGCCCTCCTCTTGAGTCCCCTTCCAGAGACGGCCGAGGCAATAGCCGGGCGCCTCGACAAACCGGCATCTAAGATGCGCGATATACTGGACGATATGGCAAAGAGGGGACAGATCGGATCCTTCACGCTGTTCGGGCAGCAGATGTATATGCTGATCGCCTTCGTCCCCGGCATCTACGACTTTCAAGTTTATCGCATGGACAGGGAGTTCGTCGACCTTTACGACGAGTATGAATCCGCCTTCTTGAAGGGAACCGGAAGCCACAGGCCCGCCGTGGCCCGGGTGGTCCCGATAAACGACAATATAGAGGTGGAATCCCGGGTGCAGCTTTACGAGGACGTTCGCAAGATCGTCGAAAAGTCGAGCTCCTTTCTTCTGGTGGACTGCATCTGCAGAAAGGAGAGAGCAATGTTGGGGCTTGGCTGTGACCACACGATAAGGGTCTGTCTTTACGTCTCAATAGAAAAAAATGCCTATGACTATTTCTCCATCGGCGGCGAGGTAATCTCGAAAGAGGAGGCGCTCGATATCCTGAAAGACGCCGAGGAGGAGGGTCTGGTTCACATGACGTACTACAACGTCCAGAAGGGGCACAGCGTCATCTGCAACTGCTGCACCTGCTGCTGTCACTCCTTCAGGGGGGCGATTAACTACGGGGCGCCCCACATGTTTATGAAAAGTAATTTTATTGCAGCGATTGACAAAGAAAGCTGCACGGCCTGCGGAACTTGCGCAGAGGAGCGCTGCCCGGTAGTGGCGATCGTAAAAGACGGCGACTCTTATCGTGTCATGGAAGACAAATGCATCGGATGCGGACTGTGCGCGGTCACATGTCCGGCCGACTCGATAAGCCTGGTCGAGAGGGAAGAGGCGGAGCGGGACGAGCCACCGAAGAACTTCATTGAGTGGAACATAAGCCGCGCTAAGAGCCGGGGGATCGAGCTCAAGCTAAAATGA
- a CDS encoding TetR/AcrR family transcriptional regulator: MPELTFGDLKEREREARRELIVNTAKKLFSEKSFKNVTVRDIAKSAGVSTGTIYRYYESLDELFLEVFYADTKEIIGIIEEELKRDEGCSIRRFSEVYIGYLNENTSYYQMMSYFMPRGMLTDEEIEKINPIMQEVIDLIERVIKQSGHKGDTQLMSRALFSALNGIMTSYAQYPGSSVGEIRKYTLVLAGYIADFFEMGARKDYY; the protein is encoded by the coding sequence ATGCCCGAACTTACCTTCGGCGATCTAAAAGAGAGGGAGCGTGAGGCCCGCCGGGAGCTGATCGTGAATACCGCCAAGAAGCTCTTTTCAGAAAAGAGCTTCAAGAACGTAACGGTGCGGGACATCGCCAAGAGCGCGGGGGTCAGCACGGGGACGATCTACCGCTACTACGAGAGCCTGGACGAGCTCTTCCTCGAGGTCTTCTACGCAGACACGAAGGAGATCATCGGAATCATCGAGGAGGAGCTCAAGAGGGACGAGGGGTGCAGTATCCGGAGGTTCAGCGAGGTCTACATCGGCTACCTCAACGAGAACACCTCCTACTACCAGATGATGAGCTACTTCATGCCGAGGGGGATGCTGACCGACGAGGAGATCGAAAAAATAAACCCGATAATGCAGGAGGTCATCGACCTCATCGAGAGGGTCATAAAGCAATCTGGGCACAAGGGGGACACCCAGCTGATGTCCAGGGCGCTCTTTTCGGCATTAAACGGCATAATGACTAGCTACGCCCAGTACCCCGGGAGCAGCGTGGGTGAGATCAGAAAATACACACTCGTCCTTGCCGGCTACATCGCCGACTTCTTCGAGATGGGCGCAAGGAAGGATTATTATTGA
- a CDS encoding TIGR04076 family protein produces MKIDKETWDLIQKHLGYNDEEMKIFKENPRNEAVISKTSELIDKTIIFEVIKSEGCNSQHKVGDKFYFDGKGNLMTKLCPKRICVHALGPLSALVFTANELIYAGADPNEMRFPEVSCPDVGLECGGWGQIVMKLRVEDRKR; encoded by the coding sequence ATGAAGATCGACAAGGAAACCTGGGACCTTATTCAGAAGCATCTCGGTTACAACGATGAAGAGATGAAGATATTCAAGGAAAACCCGAGAAACGAGGCCGTAATCTCAAAGACGTCGGAACTCATAGACAAGACCATCATCTTTGAGGTTATCAAATCCGAGGGATGCAACAGTCAGCATAAGGTGGGAGATAAATTCTATTTTGATGGCAAGGGAAACCTCATGACAAAACTCTGCCCAAAAAGGATTTGCGTCCATGCCCTCGGCCCATTATCGGCGCTCGTTTTTACGGCCAACGAGCTTATCTATGCCGGGGCTGACCCGAATGAAATGAGGTTTCCCGAAGTCAGCTGTCCCGACGTGGGACTTGAATGTGGGGGGTGGGGACAGATCGTGATGAAGTTAAGGGTGGAAGACAGAAAGAGATAG
- a CDS encoding acyl-CoA dehydrogenase, translating into MSNLIVDERDQRFVLYEHLEAEKLTGFARYSEFSKDIFDMIIDEARKFAVDVLEPTIEETEREGCTLKDGSVSIPKCLKEAYRIYCEGGWVAPSQPADVGGQGLPVLLQTAAREYFNCNTSFLPYPGLAEGAALLIRMHGTDQQKKKYMEKMFTGEWGGTMALTEPGAGTDVGSLTTSAKKNPDGSYSITGTKIFITAGDHDLVDNIVHAVLARVEGAPSGTKGISIFLVPKYLVNDDGSLGERNDYSVTGIEKKMGFNGSATCLMNFGDNGKCYGELLGEEGQGMKVMFILMNEARVAVALQGLTCASRAYLNSVKYAKERIQGPDLINFRNPEAPRVPIINHPDVRRMLLWMKSHTEGLRALTYYTSKCEDLSLALDDPEEREKWHGMVELLTPVIKACGSDIGFQVADQSIMVHGGYGYTKEYPVEQILRDVKLSAIYEGTNGVQALDLVGRKLGQKKGENFKNLIGEINKFIREAGNNGRISGLVDKLKEGVKILTDTSEFFAACGREGKFLVPIGNAYPFLNLMATIMLSWMLAWQAKIAGERLDALTKEKGVDPNNWIKWAEFLNDDRNAAFYSGKLAAAKYFINNVMPKAEAIAKAIKTEDLSIMEIAEVSFAF; encoded by the coding sequence ATGAGTAACCTAATAGTAGACGAGAGGGATCAGAGGTTCGTCCTCTACGAGCACCTCGAGGCCGAAAAGCTGACGGGATTTGCCAGATATTCCGAATTCTCCAAAGACATCTTCGACATGATCATCGACGAGGCGAGAAAGTTCGCCGTGGACGTCCTCGAACCCACGATCGAGGAGACGGAGAGGGAGGGGTGCACCCTGAAGGACGGCAGCGTCTCCATTCCGAAGTGCCTTAAGGAGGCCTACCGCATCTACTGCGAGGGGGGGTGGGTGGCGCCCAGCCAGCCGGCAGATGTGGGAGGACAGGGGCTTCCCGTCCTGCTGCAGACGGCGGCCAGGGAATACTTCAACTGCAACACCTCCTTTTTGCCCTATCCGGGCCTGGCGGAGGGGGCCGCCCTTCTCATAAGGATGCACGGCACCGATCAGCAGAAGAAAAAATATATGGAGAAGATGTTCACCGGCGAGTGGGGGGGCACTATGGCGCTCACCGAGCCGGGCGCGGGGACCGACGTGGGATCGCTCACCACGTCGGCTAAAAAAAACCCGGACGGGTCTTATTCCATCACCGGAACCAAGATATTCATCACCGCGGGCGACCACGACCTCGTCGATAACATCGTCCACGCGGTCCTGGCCAGGGTCGAGGGCGCCCCGTCGGGAACAAAAGGCATCTCAATCTTCCTAGTGCCGAAATACCTCGTAAACGACGACGGTAGCCTGGGCGAGAGGAACGACTACAGCGTAACCGGCATCGAGAAGAAGATGGGATTCAACGGCTCGGCCACATGCCTCATGAACTTCGGCGACAACGGAAAGTGTTACGGCGAGCTTCTGGGGGAGGAAGGCCAGGGGATGAAGGTCATGTTCATCCTGATGAACGAGGCGAGGGTCGCCGTGGCGCTCCAGGGGCTGACCTGCGCCTCCCGGGCGTATCTGAACTCCGTCAAGTACGCAAAGGAGAGGATACAGGGACCCGATCTCATAAACTTCAGAAACCCCGAGGCGCCCAGGGTCCCCATAATCAACCACCCGGACGTGAGAAGGATGCTCCTCTGGATGAAGTCCCACACGGAGGGACTGAGGGCCCTTACCTACTACACCTCGAAGTGCGAAGATCTCTCCCTCGCCCTCGACGACCCGGAGGAGAGGGAGAAGTGGCACGGGATGGTGGAGCTTCTGACCCCGGTCATCAAGGCATGCGGCTCCGACATCGGCTTTCAGGTGGCGGATCAATCGATCATGGTCCACGGCGGCTACGGCTACACAAAGGAATACCCGGTCGAGCAGATACTGAGGGACGTCAAGCTCTCCGCCATATACGAGGGGACAAACGGCGTCCAGGCCCTCGACCTCGTTGGGAGAAAACTGGGACAGAAGAAGGGGGAGAACTTCAAGAACCTTATCGGCGAGATCAATAAATTCATAAGGGAAGCGGGCAACAACGGTAGGATCTCCGGCCTCGTGGACAAGCTCAAGGAGGGCGTAAAGATATTGACCGACACCAGTGAGTTCTTCGCGGCGTGCGGAAGGGAGGGGAAGTTCCTCGTCCCCATCGGAAACGCCTACCCGTTCCTGAACCTGATGGCAACCATAATGTTGTCGTGGATGCTGGCCTGGCAGGCGAAGATCGCCGGAGAGAGGCTCGATGCCCTGACAAAAGAGAAGGGGGTGGACCCCAACAACTGGATCAAGTGGGCCGAGTTTCTGAATGACGACCGTAACGCCGCCTTCTACTCCGGGAAGCTGGCGGCGGCCAAGTACTTCATCAACAACGTTATGCCGAAGGCGGAGGCGATCGCCAAGGCGATAAAGACCGAGGACCTCTCCATCATGGAGATCGCCGAGGTCTCCTTCGCGTTTTAG